The Kordia sp. SMS9 DNA window CCATCAATAATGGTAATATGCTCAAAACCTAGCCGCAATGCACATTCTGCAATTACACTTCCAATGCCTGAGCCACCCAAAATAATGGGACAATTCTTTATAGTTTCTTGTTCGTTTTCTGTGAGGTAAATTCTATTCCTACTATACCTTGATTCCATTTACAATTGTTTATCCCAAAAATAATGAGCAATTAGCAGCAATGCCTTACTCAAAAGGGTAGTTTTACTTCTTATAAGCTTGTTTTTAATTTCCCTTAAAATTAATTTTTGGATCTAAAAGTCAACCTTAGGTAAAAAATTCCCCCTTTAAGTTGAGTATATTAAATCATTAAGTAGGTATGATTTCAAAAATAGTAAAATACCTACAATTACTATAATTTTTTATAAAAAAAATTTCTTAAAAAAGTTGATTTTTTTTAAAACGAACAGTACAAAATTTTAACAAGTAGTAAGCTTAAAAGTGCACCTATCTGATTAAAAGAAGTTTATGGAATTCTTTGGGCGTTTCCATACTAGCGCATTTCAAGTGCCTCAATGTGCTAGTATGGTTAGGCTATCCGCGTTACACAATAACTTGCTCCTATCCTTAACGCGAAATAGCATCTTGTTATGCTGAGCCAAGTCAAAACAACATTCTCAAAAACCTTACAAAGACACAGGATGAGCATCGCTGCAAATAACATTATACCAATTCTACTATAATCTTAATTCTAATACATCGCAGATTATTGTAGAATTGGTATTGTATCCTAAAACCGATCCAAGTTGATCTTCACACTCTAACATATAGACAACTGCACAAATAATAAAATAGTGTTGTTTATCAAGTTGCCGCGTACAAAAACGGGCAAATTTTCAGCTTTTGGTTCCACATAAAAAGTCTTTTGCTTTTTATGCGATTGCAAACTGAGTGATAGTGATCAGTAAAAGGCTTAAAATAAATACTGTCTTTTTCATTTTTTTGATAAATAGAGAGGAATGATTTTTTGATCTTGAGTTGTGATAAAAAGTGTGTCTTGATGCAATAGTTTTGAAATGTTCAAAAAATAATCACAATGAGAAGTAAAGAGCGCTTTTGGTGCAAATCCGTTAATAGCTTTCAGTGTATCGCCCAGCTGTAACTTTGAATTTGGAACAGTTCTATTTACAATCCAAAGGGAATCGCTCAGAATGCCAGGAATGAACTTGTGTTCTTTGGAAATTGCTACCTTTTCTAACGGTTGCAGGATGATTTTTTGGTGATCATAATCCAAATAAATTGTAAAATGTTCCAAAAAATCAGTTCCCAACAACGCTTTATGTAGCGAAGAAAATTGCACTGGAATTTCCGTGTGGAAATCGCCCAGTTGCACCTTTAATTTTTTAACGATTAATGTATCGCGATTGCTTCCAAAAATTCCTGAAGTCGATTGATCAAAAAAGAACTCCGACGCTACATTTGGAAACTGTGAAACATAGTTCTCAGGAATGACCAATCCGCCATTAAAACCTACATCGAACAGCACATTTTTAATTAGTTTTCCATTCACTTCAATGTCAATTTTCGGAATCCCAGATCTAAAAGAAGTTCTAAAATCCAACCTGTGATAGCGTGTATTTTCTGGCGGAAACAAAGTATTTTTGGAAGCTGTTAAAAGCTGTTTTTGAAAATCAATCTTCCAATTTGCCAATTTGATAAGATTGGCACCAATAATGCCATCTGGAGCTACACACGGACTGTACGATTTGGCATCATATTTTAGTTTTCCTGCGGAAATTCCGTAAAAAACCACATCGTCAAACAAAATAGAATCTACAACGGTAGTTTCAATCGTGCGTCGAATGCCTTGCGCAGTTCCATTAGATCGTCTGGATTTTGTGAGCAATTGTAAGTGTTCTGCCAGCGAATATTCTACTTTGCTTTGAAAAGCACCTGTGTCAAAAATAAAGCGATTTTTAGTAGTTTTTTGCTGCAAATTTGCTTCGACAACCATCAACCCTTTTACATAATCAAACGGAATTTGGTGGGTGTTTTGATCCGCTGAAATTGCTGTGTCCGACCGTAATTGTTGATACGCACTGCAACTCACGAATACGAGAATCATCCCGAAAAGGGAATACTTATAAAATGGGTGCATACAATGGAGTGTTTTATCGTTGAAATGATTTTTCTACCTTTTTTTGCCAAAAAATCAACAATGGAACTCCAATTAATGAAGGCAGCGCAAATGCCAAAAACGGATTCATCAAGTCGAAACGTGTCACCATTGTGGATAAAAATGCCGTGAAAGTCGCAATATAGCCGCCCATCATATTCCCAATATGCGCCATATACCAATGATAGGCTTCTTTTGGGCGAATGACAAACGGTTTCAAATTGGCATACGAAATTGCCAAACCGCCAATGCCAAAACCTACGGTGAGCAACGCACCGCCTGTGGAAACTATATCGAAAAGGAAATAATACAATCCCAAGCCTAAAAAGACAGCATTTGCCAAGGTATTTAGGATTCCAGCAAACCAATCGTACCATTTGGGCGATTGTGTTTTGTGTAATTTTTTCAGTTTCAAACTGCGCACACCGCAAAACACACTGTAATAACTTAGAAACGCGATTAAAAACAGAAAGCGATTCATTTTATACCCTGCAATGACGATTCCCGTAATAAAAACGGCAGTCATCGCGTAAAAATAGATTTTTCCCGATTGGCGATGCCACATTTTTCCCTTCGCACTAAAAATAGCAATGGCTCCAGAAATTAATGAAATCGTGCCGACAAAAATGTGCAAATACAACGTATATTGAATAACTTTTTCCATCTGTTTTATTTTTTTGATGGAACAAATCTGCAAATAAAACCTTGGAAATGTCTTTTATATAAAGGCTTTGGTGTATTTGGGACGTATTTGGGAAGAATGGTCTTTACAACACTTGAAGATACTCAGAAATTTGACTGGCTTTGCTGCGCGATACAGGAATTTTAAAGGCAATTCCACGCAAACTCAACTCTAAATTTCGCGCATTTCCTTCAATTTGTACAATGTAATTTCCATTGATAAGGAAGCGATTGTGACATCTAAAAAAAGTCGTTATTGGCAACTGTGCTTCCAAACTTTTCAGTCGATTTCGGATGAGTTTTTTATGTACGGTTGTATCTATCTCATAAAAAACTTCTACATAATTTCCGTCGGATTGCAAGCAGATAATTTCAGAAGCAAATACTTGCAATTCCACCTTTCCGTTTTCGGCTTTGAGTTGTAATTGTTGGTTTGAAACCGTTTTTGTTTGCAATTTTTGATTTTCCGCTTTTAGCGATTGTGTCAACTGTTGCGCGTAAGTAAATTGTATTTTTTGTTGACGATATTGTTCAAATAAGACTAAAATTACTATCGGAAAAAAGCTGATACACAATGAAATAAACGTCGTTTTTGCAAACACTTCCCAAGCAGATTGATTGGCGCCGTACAAAGTGAAAATCCCTAAAAAAACGCCCAAAATAATCAGCAAAACCACGATGAGAAATAGCAAAATTTCGCGTCCAACAGTCCAACGATCTTCTTGTGTAAACGTTGGAAATAGCTTTTGGAGCAATTTTACCGTTAAAAAGATAATCATGGAGACAAAAACACCAATACAAAGCGCGTACAGACTTCGTGATGTGAGTTCCAATTCTTTAAAATCGAGCGGTGCTAATAACAAAATGATCAAAAAACTCGCTGCGCCAGGAATGACAACGCTGTATGCGTTAAAAATAAATGGATGTGGTTTTTTTAGAAATTGAAACATGATTCGGTAAAGTTAGAAAATCGAGTGATTTTTTGGAATAAAAAAGAGTTTTGAGTTGAAAACTGTTGCTTCAAAAAAGCACTCTTTTTTATTTTCAAGAATTTCTAACGGTGAAAAACCCCAAAAAACGCGAGTTTATCACAGATTTTATCGAATTTTTCAAAAAGAAATGTATTTTTACCTTTCTGTATACTAAATACTTCAAATTTTAGTTTTACAATTACTAAATAGATCACCTTGAAAAAAACACTTTATATATCGGTAACGCTATCAGTATTAGGCATTTTGCTCTTTAGCTGCTCTACCAGAAAAGATTCATTCATCAACAGAAATTGGCATTCTGTCACCACCAAATACAATGTAATGTTCAATGGAAAAGTGGCTCTTGAAGAAGGACGCACTGCTTTGATGAACGCGTACATTGATAATTATTGGGAAATTCTTCCGATAGAACGCATGGAAATTTTGGACGATGTAACGCTTCCTGGACAAGGAGGAAAAAACCCAAATTTTAAAAGAGCAGAAGAAAAAGCCGTAAAAGCCATTCAGAAGCATTCGATGGATATCAAAGGACGTCAGCGAAATCCGCAAATGGACGAAGCCTATTTATTGTTAGGACAAGCGCGCTATTTTGATCAGCGATTTATTCCTGCATTAGAAGCCTTCAATTATACCATTGGTGAATATCCAGATAGCGATAAAATCAATTTGGCGAAAATTTGGCGCGAAAAAACACATTTGCGTTTGGAAAATGAAGAGTTTGCTATTGCCAATTTGAAACGCTTGCTAAAGTTTGAAGAATTGGAAGATCAAGAATATGCAGATGCCAATGCCGTGTTAGGTCAGGCATACATCAACCTCAAACATAAAGACAGCGCAGTTCAAGTACTAAAACGTGCGGCGGCGGCTACGGAAATTCGTGAAGAGCAAGGTCGTTTCAATTATATTATTGGACAGTTATTTAATGAATTGGGCTATAAAGACAGTGCCAATATTGCCTTTGACAAAGTGATTGCTTTAAACAGGAAATCGCCACGTGTGTATATGATCAACGCGAAAATTCAAAAAATAAAAAATGTTGATTTAGATACGATCAATAAAGAAGAATTTTTAGAAAAGTTAACAGATTTAGCGGAAGATCGTGAAAACCGACCGTTTTTAGATAAAATTTACCGTCAATTAGCAGAATATCATCTAGCACAAGATTCGCTAGAATTGGCAGAAGAATATTTCAATAAATCGCTTCGCAAAGTACGAACAGACAAATTTTTAAAAGCATTGGATTACGAAAGTATTGCTGCGTTACGTTTTGACGAAGCCCTGTATAAAGATGCAGGAAAATATTACGACAGTACCTTGCGTAATTTAGAAAAGAACACGCGAAAATTTAGACGAATTGAAAAGAAAAGAGCCAATTTGGAAGATGTAATTGCGTATGAAGATGTTGCCAAGGCAAATGACAGTATTTTGCAATTGGTCAATTTCTCGGATGAGGAACGCACCGCGTATTTTCAAGAATATATTGACAAATTGAAAGCGGAAGAAGAAGCCGCAAAAGCACTTGAAGAGCAAAAACAAGCCATTGCTGATAACGAATTTGCTTCTAGTAGAGGAAAAGATAGTAGAGGCGGCGGTAGTGACGAATTTTACTTTTACAATCAAACGACGGTAGCGTATGGAAAAAACGAATTCCGTAAAAAATGGGGCGATCGTGCCTTGGAAGATAATTGGCGTTTGTCTGATAAAGGTGTCATTGCCAAAACCAGTGCTGAATCTGCCGTAACAGAAACGAAAGATACTGGAACAAAAGATATATATTCTGTGGCTTTTTATACTGATAAAATTCCAACCGACGAAAAAATTCTTGACAGCATAGGCAAAGAACGCAACTTTGCATATTATCAATTAGGCTTAATTTACAAGGAAAAATTTAAAGAATACGAATTGGCGGCAAACCGTTTGGAGCAATTATTACAGAACAATCCTGAAGAAAAACTTGTGCTGCCATCAAAGTACAATTTGTATAAAATTTATGTGCTTTTAGAGCAACCAACAAAAGCCGATCAGTGGAAAAACGACATTCTAACGAATCACGGCAGTACGCGTTATGCGCAAATTCTTCGCAATCCGCAAGATGTCATCGCGTCTGATGAAAACAGTCCTGAAAGTTTGTATGCCAAAACCTATAAAAAGTTTACCACACAAGATTTTGAAGCCGCATTGAATGATGCCGAAACATACATCCGACAATTTACAGGCGAACCGATAGTGCCTAAATTTGAAATGCTCAAAGCAATCATTACAGCTCGATTAGATGGTTTTAACGCCTATAAAGATGCGTTGAATTATGTAGCACTGAACTATCCGAATGACGATGAAGGAAAACGCGCGCAGGAAATTTTAAAATCTTCTTTGCCAAAAATAGCCAACAAAGCGGTAGTAAATGATGACAAATCTACCAGTTTTAAAATCATTTATGCATTTCAAAAAAATGACACAGAAGCGATGGAAGCGTTGGAAAAAACCATCAATCAAATGATTGAAGATAAAGGATACAATTCGCTTTCAATTTCGCGTGATGTATACGATAGAAGCCAACAATTTGTAGTGGTTCATGGGTTTAAAACCAAATTAGCGGCCATTACCGTAGAAGATTTATTGGAAACAGAAGAATTGTATTTAGTAGAAAAGGAAAACACAATTGTATCTGCGGAAAACTATCAAACCATTCAAATTCATAAAAACATAGAAGAAATCAAATAATACCCCAAATTAGAACAAATTAATCTCTCAAAACGAATAGCCATGTTTTCAGAATCAAAAAAAGGTCGCAACAACGAAACTACGCGTGGACAATCAAATCGAATAGGAAAATCAACAAGTATCAAAGGTGAAGTTGTTTCGCAAGCTGACTTTCGCATTGATGGTAAGTTGGATGGTAGTGTAGAAACTACGGGAAAAATTGTTATTGGTCAAAGTGGTGTCATTACAGGAAAAGTTATCTGTGCCAATGCAGATGTTGAAGGACGTTTTCAAGGCGAATTGGTGGTAACGAATTTGTTGACGTTAAAAAGTTCGGCAATCATTGAAGGCGATGTGACTGTAAGTAAATTATCTATAGAACCAGGCGCTACGTTTAATGCTACCTGTACGATGAAAACAGGAATCAAGGAACTCAAAACAAGTGAAGGAAAAAAAGCCGATAAAACCGCTTAACAGCTATGTAAAATTTACAGGAATAGCATTTCAAATGGCAGTTGTCATTGGACTTGGTGTTTACCTGGGAATTTGGCTTGATGAAAAATACCCTAATAAACACCAACTTTTTACAGTTATATGTTCTTTCGTATTTGTAAGTTTGTCCATGTGGCAAGTCATACGACAACTCAAAAAATTCAATAAAGACTAAAAAGAGTGAAACAAAACGTACTCAAATTCCTTACACATTTTTCTATTTTTACAATTTCGCTTTTCGCGATACATCAAGTATTGCATTCATGGGTACTTACAGAAATGGCATTCTTTTACAATCCTTGGAGCATTCACCTCTTTCTCTTTCTAATTACTTTTCTCTTGTATGTCGGAGTAGCCTATATAAAAACCATTTTTAAGGACAAAGCCGCGTTGGTATTTTTAGGTGGAAGTTTTTTAAAAATGCTCGCTGCAATTCTATTTTTAGTGCCTTATTTTAAAAACAGAGACTACTTCAATATTGAAAATATTTTGGCATTTTTTATACCTTATTTTCTATACTTAGCCTTTGAAGCCTTCTATGTGCTAAAGCTCATAAACCAAAAATAAAGGACTCCTAAACAAACTTTGAAAAAAACTTTTATTTGAATCGAAAAAAAAATAGTTATTAACGTTGTATTGTTAATTAAAAACTTACCTTTGCACCGAAATTTAGGAACCATATATTTATATACAATACAATAAATATGATAGCTAAAAAATCTATCAAGAATCTAATTCTAGCAGTGCTTTTTGCATTACCACTATTCGCAACGGCAAGTGGAAGTACAAAAGAAGGAGAAGAAAAAGAATTTAATGTAGTAGAAATGATCATGCACCATATTGCTGATTCGCACGAATGGCACTTATGGGGAGAAGGTGATAATTCAGTATCTATTCCACTACCTGTAATTTTATATACGGACAATGGTTTGGTAACTTTCATGTCTAACGAATTTCATCATGATGATTCTGGTCATCATATTGTGACAAAAAACGGAATGAATTTCGTGAGAAATCACGGGAAAATTTACCAATTAAATACTG harbors:
- a CDS encoding aspartyl protease family protein, which translates into the protein MHPFYKYSLFGMILVFVSCSAYQQLRSDTAISADQNTHQIPFDYVKGLMVVEANLQQKTTKNRFIFDTGAFQSKVEYSLAEHLQLLTKSRRSNGTAQGIRRTIETTVVDSILFDDVVFYGISAGKLKYDAKSYSPCVAPDGIIGANLIKLANWKIDFQKQLLTASKNTLFPPENTRYHRLDFRTSFRSGIPKIDIEVNGKLIKNVLFDVGFNGGLVIPENYVSQFPNVASEFFFDQSTSGIFGSNRDTLIVKKLKVQLGDFHTEIPVQFSSLHKALLGTDFLEHFTIYLDYDHQKIILQPLEKVAISKEHKFIPGILSDSLWIVNRTVPNSKLQLGDTLKAINGFAPKALFTSHCDYFLNISKLLHQDTLFITTQDQKIIPLYLSKK
- a CDS encoding LytTR family DNA-binding domain-containing protein yields the protein MFQFLKKPHPFIFNAYSVVIPGAASFLIILLLAPLDFKELELTSRSLYALCIGVFVSMIIFLTVKLLQKLFPTFTQEDRWTVGREILLFLIVVLLIILGVFLGIFTLYGANQSAWEVFAKTTFISLCISFFPIVILVLFEQYRQQKIQFTYAQQLTQSLKAENQKLQTKTVSNQQLQLKAENGKVELQVFASEIICLQSDGNYVEVFYEIDTTVHKKLIRNRLKSLEAQLPITTFFRCHNRFLINGNYIVQIEGNARNLELSLRGIAFKIPVSRSKASQISEYLQVL
- a CDS encoding polymer-forming cytoskeletal protein codes for the protein MFSESKKGRNNETTRGQSNRIGKSTSIKGEVVSQADFRIDGKLDGSVETTGKIVIGQSGVITGKVICANADVEGRFQGELVVTNLLTLKSSAIIEGDVTVSKLSIEPGATFNATCTMKTGIKELKTSEGKKADKTA
- a CDS encoding AtpZ/AtpI family protein, with the translated sequence MKEKKPIKPLNSYVKFTGIAFQMAVVIGLGVYLGIWLDEKYPNKHQLFTVICSFVFVSLSMWQVIRQLKKFNKD